The following proteins come from a genomic window of Macadamia integrifolia cultivar HAES 741 chromosome 14, SCU_Mint_v3, whole genome shotgun sequence:
- the LOC122062052 gene encoding auxin-responsive protein SAUR78-like, translated as MAKRGKLTKLKSVLKRWQSMNKFGRSNGGSSIAAANPSDDDDEGSLGMAGAGGKLVLHQGGLHPVYVGKSRRRYLISSDVIEHPLFRELVEKSEGSDSITVGCEVVLFQHMLWMLENAEPHVQQESLDELVDFYAC; from the coding sequence ATGGCGAAACGCGGGAAGCTAACGAAGCTGAAGTCTGTGCTAAAGAGATGGCAGTCAATGAACAAGTTCGGCCGTAGCAACGGTGGTAGCTCCATCGCCGCCGCAAACCCCTCCGACGACGACGATGAAGGCTCTTTGGGTATGGCCGGTGCGGGTGGAAAGttggttcttcatcaaggaGGACTTCATCCAGTGTACGTGGGGAAGTCTCGGCGGCGGTACCTGATAAGCTCCGACGTGATTGAGCACCCTCTGTTCCGTGAGTTGGTGGAGAAGTCGGAGGGGTCGGATTCGATCACAGTGGGGTGCGAAGTGGTTTTGTTCCAACACATGCTGTGGATGCTGGAGAACGCAGAGCCACATGTACAGCAGGAGTCGTTGGACGAGCTCGTCGACTTCTACGCATGCTGA
- the LOC122061842 gene encoding uncharacterized protein LOC122061842 codes for MASITSCLPTMALRVNHLENLTLHRSPCSNGKLFHFKVASYKFTKPGYPVLCQDSTAGFPLLGELSALAASPSKKMVSNGYAGRATFKNKTYRRLDSCLVVPPPEGKKPCGIIKFLGGAFIGAVPEVTYGHLIDLLAKEGFLIISVPYNVTFDHAQATQDVYMRFNACLDMIITSGLLDANLKPSELNSLPVYSVGHSNGALLQLLTGSYFSEKIPKANAIISFNNKPATEAVPYFEQLGPLVSMMVPIMEASPVYSMARSASGDAWKSLLDAAGAVIQEYDEEVMVSLNKFVDQLPSVMNQVTQGISEFRPTPSENRDCFKNSYNVPHTLLVQFNLDAIDETDLLEEVLKPRVDSIGGTLEKVSLSGNHLTPCIQDLRWEVGYVYTPGDAVAQGLKALSLNDTRVLAKTIANWFKRLDGQ; via the exons ATGGCTTCGATTACGTCTTGTCTGCCAACCATGGCATTGAGAGTCAATCATCTGGAGAATCTGACACTACATAGATCACCGTGTTCTAATGGAAAGCTTTTCCACTTCAAAGTTGCTTCTTACAAGTTTACTAAACCCGGGTATCCAGTCTTGTGCCAAGACTCCACTGCTGGGTTTCCACTTTTGGGGGAACTTAGTGCGCTTGCTGCAAGCCCCAGCAAGAAGATGGTTTCTAACGGATATGCGGGGAGGGCCACCTTCAAGAATAAAACATACAGGAGGTTGGATTCTTGTTTGGTTGTTCCCCCACCCGAGGGAAAGAAGCCTTGTGGGATTATCAAATTCTTAGGCGGGGCTTTTATTGGGGCAGTTCCTGAAGTTACATATGG CCATCTGATTGACCTTTTGGCAAAAGAAGGCTTCCTTATCATCTCTGTGCCATACAATGTGACATTTGATCATGCCCAAGCTACCCAAGATGTATATATGAGGTTCAATGCCTGCTTGGATATGATCATAACATCTGGATTACTTGATGCTAATCTAAAACCCAGTGAGCTTAATTCGCTACCGGTCTATTCTGTTGGTCATAG CAACGGTGCTCTACTCCAATTGCTCACAGGAAGCTATTTCTCTGAGAAGATACCAAAG GCTAATGCCATAATCTCATTCAACAACAAACCAGCAACTGAGGCAGTACCATACTTTGAGCAG TTGGGCCCACTAGTTAGTATGATGGTGCCTATCATGGAAGCCTCTCCCGTATATTCAATGGCTAGAAGTGCTTCAG GAGATGCATGGAAGTCATTACTTGATGCAGCTGGAGCAGTGATACAAGAGTATGATGAAGAAGTCATGGTGTCTTTAAATAAATTTGTTGATCAATTGCCCTCGGTCATGAATCAG GTCACCCAGGGGATATCAGAGTTCAGGCCTACACCCTCTGAGAACCGTGATTGTTTTAAGAATTCATATAATGTTCCTCACACTTTACTG GTGCAATTCAACTTGGATGCTATTGATGAAACTGATCTACTTGAAGAGGTGTTGAAGCCTCGTGTTGATTCCATAGGGGGGACATTGGAAAAGGTATCATTGTCTGGGAATCATCTCACCCCATGCATCCAG GATTTGAGATGGGAAGTGGGTTACGTTTACACCCCAGGAGATGCTGTTGCTCAGGGTTTGAAGGCCCTTTCACTTAATGACACTAGAGTGCTTGCCAAAACCATCGCCAACTGGTTCAAAAGACTTGATGGGCAATGA
- the LOC122061843 gene encoding 17.4 kDa class III heat shock protein, translated as MIPVVDINGDLASAANHLFNFPENIQKLMLQDRSLDTQESKATTSIPVDILDSPKEYIFYMDVPGLSKNDIQVTVEDEHTLVIRSNGKRKREDGEEEGCKYIRLERRASPKSMRKFRLPDNSNVSAISAKCENGVLTVIVEKLPPPPKPKTVEVAIS; from the exons ATGATCCCGGTGGTAGATATCAATGGGGACTTGGCTTCAGCCGCGAACCACTTGTTCAATTTCCCAGAGAACATCCAGAAATTGATGCTCCAGGATCGGTCTCTCGACACCCAGGAGTCGAAAGCGACGACTAGCATTCCTGTGGACATCCTTGATAGCCCCAAGGAGTACATATTTTACATGGATGTCCCTGGTCTGTCCAAGAATGACATTCAG GTGACAGTGGAGGATGAGCACACACTGGTGATCCGAAGTAATGGGAAGAGGAAGCGTGaggatggggaagaagaaggatgcaAGTACATACGGTTGGAGCGGAGAGCTTCCCCGAAGTCCATGAGAAAATTCCGTCTCCCTGACAACTCTAATGTCTCCGCCATATCGGCCAAGTGTGAGAATGGCGTCCTGACTGTGATAGTGGAGAAACTGCCCCCACCACCCAAGCCCAAGACCGTCGAAGTTGCCATTTCCTGA
- the LOC122061472 gene encoding AAA-ATPase ASD, mitochondrial-like, protein MDDHEQVTDRFQGVKLWWSSNNKVSPAPSFSFYPASNDKRYYKLTFHMRYRDLVTSSYLNHVMEEGKAVGARNRRRKLHTNNPKSVWSHVVFEHPATFQTLAMEPEKKEEIMDDLFNFSKSKDYYKKIGKAWKRGYLLYGPPGTGKSSMIAAMANLLDYDIYDLELTSVKDNMELRRLLIETRSKSIIVIEDIDCSLDLTGQRKKKSKEDKEKNEDEGGPAAAVKEEEEKSTESKVTLSGLLNFIDGLWSACGGERLIVFTTNYVDQLDPALIRRGRMDKHIEMSYCCYQGFKRI, encoded by the exons ATGGACGACCACGAGCAGGTCACCGACCGGTTCCAAGGCGTCAAACTCTGGTGGTCTTCCAACAACAAAGTCTCTCCCGcaccttccttctctttctacCCGGCCTCCAACGATAAGCGCTACTACAAACTCACCTTCCACATGCGCTACAGGGACCTCGTCACCTCCTCTTACCTCAACCATGTCATGGAAGAAGGTAAAGCTGTGGGAGCGAGAAACCGGCGGCGGAAGCTTCACACCAACAACCCAAAGTCTGTGTGGAGTCATGTGGTGTTTGAACACCCGGCTACGTTTCAGACGCTGGCGATGGAGCctgagaagaaggaggagatcATGGACGACCTCTTTAACTTCAGTAAGAGCAAGGACTACTACAAGAAGATTGGCAAGGCTTGGAAGCGAGGCTATCTGTTGTACGGCCCTCCCGGGACCGGTAAGTCTTCTATGATTGCCGCCATGGCTAATCTCTTGGATTACGACATCTACGATCTCGAATTGACGTCCGTGAAGGACAATATGGAGCTTCGGAGGCTGTTGATCGAGACTAGGAGCAAGTCGATCATCGTGATCGAAGACATTGATTGCTCCCTTGATCTAACCggccaaaggaagaaaaagagcaaggagGATAAAGAGAAAAACGAAGATGAAGGTGGCCCAGCAGCAGCCgttaaagaagaagaggaaaagagtaCGGAGAGCAAAGTGACTCTATCTGGCCTTCTCAACTTCATAGATGGACTCTGGTCGGCCTGTGGAGGAGAGAGGCTTATCGTGTTCACCACAAACTATGTGGATCAACTGGACCCTGCTCTCATAAGGAGGGGTCGGATGGACAAGCATATCGAGATGTCTTACTGCTGCTACCAAGGGTTCAAG AGAATTTGA